A region from the Schistocerca serialis cubense isolate TAMUIC-IGC-003099 chromosome 1, iqSchSeri2.2, whole genome shotgun sequence genome encodes:
- the LOC126449829 gene encoding tigger transposable element-derived protein 6-like has product MEGFEDCGNSKCMHLKPLTYDEMEEVLLTWFQQAHLREFDAKMGSAARKVLLFVDICAAHPPDVSFLRNVKVIFLPPNCTSHLKPLDLGIIHALKVKYRTALVKEALILMDQRKPGSQPSSQLKLNILQAMNLIMHSWREVSAENIENCFTKAGFCENEVAAPVEDVASDL; this is encoded by the coding sequence ATGGAAGGGTTTGAGGATTGTGGAAATTCGAAATGTATGCATTTGAAACCATTGACTTACGACGAAATGGAGGAAGTTTTATTAACTTGGTTTCAGCAAGCACATCTCAGAGAATTTGATGCCAAAATGGGGAGTGCTGCAAGAAAAGTGCTGCTGTTTGTGGATATATGTGCGGCACATCCACCAGACGTATCCTTTCTgagaaatgtgaaagtaattttcctGCCACCCAACTGCACCAGCCATCTGAAACCTTTGGACTTGGGAATAATACACGCCCTTAAGGTTAAATATAGGACAGCCCTTGTAAAAGAGGCCTTGATTTTGATGGACCAAAGAAAACCGGGAAGCCAGCCGAGCTCACAACTGAAGCTGAATATTTTACAGGCAATGAATTTAATTATGCACTCGTGGAGGGAAGTCAGTGCTGAAAATAttgaaaactgtttcacaaaagcgGGATTCTGTGAGAATGAGGTGGCAGCTCCTGTGGAAGATGTTGCAAGTGATTTGTAA